In a genomic window of Tripterygium wilfordii isolate XIE 37 chromosome 8, ASM1340144v1, whole genome shotgun sequence:
- the LOC120003951 gene encoding protein COP1 SUPPRESSOR 2, whose amino-acid sequence MPQKKNFRKRIYEEAEDENDDKNDVSEDEEERRLAMEEVKFLQKQRERKFGIPAIPKVQSGGAVAKPTEKTEAADGEKEELVLQDTFAQETAVMVEDPNMLRYVEHELEKKRGRNIDVTNQVENELKRAEDELYKIPEHLKVKKRNSEESSTQWTTGIAEIQLPIEYKLKNIEETEAAKKLLQEKRLVGQTKSDFSIPASYSADFSHRGRDYAEKLRRDRPELYKNRGSQANGAGPGTTDNSADSAGRRQAATDEFTLERFRKRDRQRVMRR is encoded by the exons ATGCCGCAGAAGAAGAACTTCAGGAAAAGGATATACGAAGAAGCAGAAGACGAGAACGATGACAAAAACGACGTCTcagaagacgaagaagagagGAG GTTGGCAATGGAGGAGGTGAAATTCCTACAGAAACAGAGGGAGCGGAAATTTGGGATCCCTGCGATACCAAAGGTGCAAAGTGGCGGCGCTGTGGCTAAACCGACTGAAAAGACCGAAGCAGCTGATGGGGAGAAGGAGGAGCTGGTTCTGCAGGATACATTCGCTCAAGAAACTGCTGTCATGGTTGAAGATCCCAACAT GTTGAGGTATGTGGAACatgaattggaaaagaaaaggggCAGGAACATTGATGTAACAAATCAAGTGGAGAATGAGCTAAAACGTGCCGAAGATGAATTATACAAAATTCCCGAGCATCTCAAA GTTAAGAAACGAAACTCTGAAGAAAGCTCCACTCAGTGGACTACTGGGATCGCTGAGATTCAACTCCCCATTGA ATATAAGTTGAAAAATATTGAGGAAACGGAGGCAGCCAAAAAGCTTCTTCAAGAGAAGAGGCTTGTTGGTCAGACAAAATCAGATTTTAGCATCCCTGCAAGTTACAGCGCAGATTTTTCCCATCGTGGCAGGGACTATGCAGAGAAACTTAGGAGAG ATCGCCCTGAGCTGTACAAGAATAGAGGTTCTCAAGCTAATGGTGCAGGGCCTGGAACAACTGATAATAGCGCAGATTCAGCTGGCCGTAGGCAGGCTGCAACAGATGAGTTCACGCTGGAGCGCTTCCGTAAACGAGATCGACAGAGGGTTATGCGCAGATAG